A window of Pirellula sp. SH-Sr6A contains these coding sequences:
- the ftsY gene encoding signal recognition particle-docking protein FtsY — MAFWNRKTKDSARPEADSSKTEAPEQSAAPKSDATNNAESSTPVEPAVAGHTQERDGKDNGAKASWWRRALSKTNELLNTDIRDLWKSEGRLVDDDFLKELFAILVKTDMGNGMASKIRDSIHTQFRGRRIDMDEAFQVIREELGNALRSKQSPLARSKTGPTVILVVGVNGSGKTTSIAKLAHRLTREGNRVLLGAGDTFRAAAVEQLRIWSERIGCDIVQGEHGSDPGTVVFRTCQKAIAESYDVCILDTAGRLQTQSNLMQELEKLKRIIAKQIPDAPHEVLLVLDATAGQNAISQAKGFSQAAGCTGIVLAKLDGSAKGGVVVPIAEQFALPVKFVGLGESLEDLAEFQPDEFVKAFFQ; from the coding sequence ATGGCTTTCTGGAATAGAAAAACCAAAGACTCCGCTCGGCCCGAAGCCGATTCTTCCAAAACGGAAGCACCAGAACAATCGGCTGCACCCAAGTCCGATGCGACAAACAACGCCGAGTCCTCGACGCCCGTCGAACCCGCCGTCGCTGGCCATACCCAGGAGCGAGACGGCAAAGACAACGGGGCGAAAGCGAGTTGGTGGCGCCGGGCGTTGAGCAAAACCAATGAACTGCTCAACACCGACATACGCGACCTTTGGAAGTCGGAAGGACGGTTGGTCGATGATGATTTCTTGAAGGAACTCTTCGCCATCCTCGTTAAGACCGATATGGGGAACGGGATGGCTTCGAAAATCCGGGACTCGATCCACACGCAGTTCCGCGGCCGCCGGATCGATATGGACGAGGCCTTTCAAGTCATCCGCGAAGAACTGGGGAATGCCCTCCGCAGCAAACAATCCCCTCTGGCTCGCTCCAAAACGGGCCCCACGGTTATCCTCGTCGTCGGCGTCAATGGCTCTGGCAAAACGACTTCGATCGCGAAACTTGCCCATCGCCTCACCCGAGAAGGCAATCGAGTCCTCCTCGGCGCCGGCGACACGTTTCGAGCCGCTGCCGTCGAGCAACTCCGCATTTGGTCGGAACGAATCGGTTGCGACATCGTCCAAGGGGAACATGGTTCGGATCCCGGCACCGTCGTCTTTCGAACTTGCCAAAAAGCCATCGCGGAATCGTACGATGTTTGCATCCTCGACACCGCGGGCCGATTGCAAACCCAAAGCAATCTGATGCAGGAACTGGAGAAACTCAAACGGATCATCGCGAAACAAATTCCCGATGCCCCGCATGAAGTCCTCTTAGTACTCGACGCGACCGCTGGCCAAAATGCCATCAGCCAAGCCAAAGGTTTTTCCCAAGCTGCCGGCTGCACCGGAATCGTTCTCGCCAAACTCGACGGTAGCGCGAAAGGGGGCGTCGTCGTCCCTATTGCGGAACAATTCGCTCTCCCTGTGAAGTTCGTCGGTCTCGGCGAAAGCCTCGAGGATCTCGCGGAGTTCCAACCCGACGAATTCGTCAAAGCGTTCTTTCAGTAA
- a CDS encoding c-type cytochrome domain-containing protein codes for MTASRVVIAIAWELFFMPRIRCFVLCLHLIAIVCATGVGSGIWHRSALAVVYQDGTLAGLKAEVSKARAAMDAKKLEEALEATASSAKRITALAPMASPRDRGELQRLYQQIAGLQELLAIEGADLEPLPDWKELIAKKPDDSNGTPMSKAEGGDAVVFERDIAPWMVDQCGRCHIQKFSGGFSMATLEALRKGAKGGVVLFPGDVVASRIVETIETGDMPRGGGKVAPENLAKLKKWIEQGAKTEGISPQAPLASIVRSSSANRPNGPDMAAGPDKPLQTAAPTGKETVSFARDVAPILTSNCNGCHYAGMRPMGGLAFNNFNQLLRGGDSGAIVTPGKGADSLLVKKLRGMAGQRMPAGGRPALSEDNIRLVTTWIDEGASFDGENKEARLDSVISQAWASKAKHEELMERRVSRAREKWQIVAPKSEPDEEKDDRFHVIGNIGADGAKRLLGAMKNAEKEVKRLFGVRNKESLVKGGVTVFALKQRYDYSEFGTMLENRSLPAEWSGHWRSDVLDAYITIVYDSSEPKILESSLAQQLASLWIGSQEGTPKWFADGAGRQALAQISGVQDARVKAWMNRLPESMKQMENLKRFLDGGLNDEDSATIGFGIVRFMNDGNRKRQYDALVRALAAGTPFDQAMLKNIGPLEGFLQQVLGRK; via the coding sequence GTGGTCTACCAAGACGGCACGCTCGCGGGGCTCAAAGCCGAGGTTTCCAAGGCGCGGGCCGCGATGGACGCGAAGAAACTGGAAGAAGCCTTGGAGGCGACCGCCTCGAGCGCGAAGCGAATTACGGCTCTCGCTCCCATGGCCAGCCCACGCGATCGGGGGGAGTTGCAAAGGCTCTATCAGCAGATTGCAGGCCTTCAAGAACTGCTTGCCATTGAAGGTGCCGACTTGGAGCCATTGCCGGATTGGAAAGAACTCATCGCTAAGAAGCCGGATGATTCAAACGGAACGCCGATGTCGAAGGCCGAAGGGGGGGATGCTGTCGTTTTCGAACGAGACATTGCACCGTGGATGGTCGATCAATGCGGAAGGTGTCACATTCAGAAATTCAGCGGTGGTTTTAGCATGGCCACTCTGGAAGCGCTCCGGAAGGGGGCCAAGGGAGGGGTGGTCTTGTTCCCAGGGGACGTCGTCGCCAGTCGCATTGTCGAAACCATCGAAACAGGAGATATGCCTCGGGGGGGAGGCAAAGTCGCGCCAGAGAACTTGGCCAAGCTCAAAAAATGGATCGAGCAGGGAGCCAAGACCGAGGGGATCTCTCCGCAAGCTCCCTTGGCTTCGATTGTCCGATCTTCGTCAGCCAATCGTCCCAATGGTCCGGATATGGCCGCAGGCCCCGACAAACCATTGCAAACAGCTGCACCGACAGGCAAGGAGACGGTTAGCTTTGCCCGCGACGTCGCGCCGATTTTAACTTCGAATTGCAATGGTTGTCACTACGCAGGAATGCGTCCGATGGGAGGGCTCGCTTTTAATAATTTCAATCAGCTCCTGCGCGGCGGTGACAGCGGTGCGATCGTAACGCCAGGCAAAGGGGCCGATAGTTTATTGGTCAAGAAACTGCGAGGGATGGCTGGGCAGCGGATGCCGGCAGGAGGGCGCCCCGCTTTGTCCGAAGACAATATTCGCCTCGTTACGACTTGGATCGATGAAGGTGCCTCGTTCGATGGCGAGAATAAGGAAGCGAGGCTTGATTCCGTCATCTCGCAGGCTTGGGCCTCCAAGGCTAAGCATGAGGAGCTTATGGAACGCCGGGTGTCTCGAGCCCGAGAGAAATGGCAAATTGTTGCACCGAAGTCGGAGCCCGACGAAGAGAAGGATGACCGATTTCACGTCATCGGCAATATCGGAGCGGATGGAGCCAAACGTCTCTTGGGAGCGATGAAGAATGCGGAGAAGGAAGTGAAGCGACTCTTCGGAGTTCGCAACAAAGAATCGCTGGTCAAAGGGGGCGTGACGGTCTTTGCGCTCAAGCAGCGATATGACTACAGCGAGTTTGGGACCATGCTGGAGAACCGTTCCCTACCTGCGGAATGGTCTGGGCATTGGCGTTCCGACGTTTTGGATGCCTACATCACTATTGTTTATGACTCGAGCGAGCCGAAGATATTGGAATCGTCTCTGGCGCAGCAGTTGGCGAGCCTTTGGATTGGGTCTCAAGAGGGGACGCCCAAATGGTTTGCGGATGGAGCGGGGCGGCAAGCCCTAGCGCAAATTTCGGGTGTGCAAGATGCACGCGTGAAGGCTTGGATGAACCGATTGCCAGAATCGATGAAGCAGATGGAGAATCTCAAGCGTTTTCTGGATGGTGGGCTCAACGATGAGGATTCCGCGACCATCGGATTTGGAATTGTGCGGTTTATGAACGACGGCAATCGGAAGAGACAGTACGATGCCCTCGTGCGGGCCTTGGCCGCGGGCACACCTTTCGATCAAGCGATGTTGAAGAACATCGGACCGCTCGAAGGGTTCTTACAACAAGTACTTGGACGGAAATAA
- a CDS encoding RluA family pseudouridine synthase, producing MAIQTEALPESIPVPARSLANVVKILFKLQPAQVDGLLEQGYVAVNGRVKRQGWFRCDAGDEISVDLVPQAIVAPIKQTKRKQSSRTIEFLYDDDDISLVNKPANLLTVPTKHREAHTLLSLVQRRYQSKDRNAQAFCVHRLDRGVSGVLVIAKSLEMAERLRDQFADRKPHRKYVAIVAGVPKAPEGRLVNYLSTDADLNRILVADETQGEIAITNYKVQSALSDAAVLEVKLETGRRNQIRVQLAELGHPILGDPRYRPRQAAHWAWQFQRIALHAECLGLKHPRTGEPLFFETAWPQEFRDFVRTQRKQS from the coding sequence ATGGCTATTCAAACGGAGGCGCTTCCCGAATCGATCCCTGTTCCTGCGAGGAGTTTGGCGAATGTCGTGAAGATCTTGTTCAAATTGCAGCCCGCCCAGGTGGACGGGTTGTTGGAGCAAGGCTACGTAGCGGTAAATGGGAGAGTGAAGCGACAAGGTTGGTTTCGATGCGACGCAGGCGATGAGATTTCCGTCGATTTGGTCCCGCAGGCGATTGTGGCTCCGATCAAGCAGACGAAGAGAAAGCAGTCGTCGAGGACGATTGAATTTCTATACGACGACGACGACATTTCGCTTGTGAACAAGCCGGCGAATTTGCTGACGGTTCCCACAAAACACCGCGAAGCCCATACTCTGTTGTCGCTTGTCCAGCGGCGTTACCAATCGAAAGATCGGAATGCCCAAGCCTTTTGTGTGCATCGACTCGACCGCGGCGTGTCGGGGGTGTTGGTGATTGCCAAGTCGCTGGAGATGGCCGAACGGCTCCGCGATCAGTTCGCAGATCGCAAGCCGCATCGAAAGTATGTCGCCATCGTCGCGGGGGTTCCCAAAGCGCCAGAGGGGCGTCTGGTGAATTACTTGTCGACCGACGCCGATCTAAACCGGATCTTGGTCGCCGACGAGACACAGGGGGAGATCGCTATCACCAATTATAAAGTGCAATCCGCTTTGTCCGATGCGGCGGTACTCGAAGTGAAATTGGAAACGGGTCGGCGCAATCAGATCCGGGTGCAGTTGGCGGAGTTGGGGCATCCCATCTTGGGAGATCCACGCTATCGACCGCGGCAGGCGGCCCACTGGGCTTGGCAATTTCAACGCATCGCGTTGCATGCGGAATGCTTAGGGTTGAAGCATCCGAGAACGGGAGAGCCCCTCTTTTTCGAGACCGCGTGGCCCCAAGAGTTCCGGGATTTCGTTCGGACGCAGCGCAAGCAATCATGA
- a CDS encoding radical SAM protein, producing MAPRVPGFRSDAAQAIMMVGAPATIPPHWLHVLGAPDGCASLKRRAWKVLREGQPIEQHLANTDWMRSWSIAQTVGEPASGAVKFRLRSNRTQQDCETVVLFPKQGRRATACISSQIGCGVGCLFCATGTMGFQRNLRPEEMLEQVYLARCLAQREGRHLRNVVLMGMGEPLHNLEAVCDSIAFMVSDRGFGLRERFVTVSTSGIPSAMLALVRRFPAIRMALSLHTANGSDRRLLMPKAPNDLEVLRETVRAINRIQAIREEHKDAPEFCAVPVWIEYVLLDGWNDSLLDAERLLSFCKGLCVEVNLIPLNGTAVGDGKALAPSPRERQQEFAAALRRGGITTTIRNSFGAGENAACGQLVTY from the coding sequence GTGGCCCCAAGAGTTCCGGGATTTCGTTCGGACGCAGCGCAAGCAATCATGATGGTTGGGGCTCCTGCCACGATTCCTCCCCATTGGTTGCATGTCTTAGGTGCACCCGATGGTTGTGCCTCGCTCAAACGGAGAGCATGGAAGGTACTGCGCGAGGGGCAGCCTATCGAGCAGCATCTCGCCAACACGGATTGGATGCGAAGTTGGTCCATCGCTCAGACCGTAGGTGAGCCCGCGTCCGGGGCCGTGAAATTCCGGCTTCGATCCAATCGCACCCAACAGGATTGCGAGACGGTCGTTCTCTTTCCCAAGCAGGGAAGGCGCGCGACTGCGTGTATTTCATCGCAGATTGGGTGTGGGGTCGGATGTTTGTTCTGCGCCACTGGCACGATGGGGTTTCAGCGAAATCTAAGGCCCGAGGAGATGCTCGAACAAGTCTATTTAGCACGATGCTTGGCGCAGCGCGAAGGAAGGCATTTGCGCAACGTGGTGTTAATGGGGATGGGAGAGCCTCTGCACAACTTGGAGGCGGTGTGCGATTCGATCGCATTCATGGTGAGCGACCGAGGGTTCGGGCTGCGCGAGAGGTTCGTAACGGTTTCCACATCCGGCATTCCGTCGGCCATGTTGGCGTTGGTGCGACGATTTCCTGCGATCCGAATGGCGCTGAGTTTGCACACGGCGAATGGGAGCGATCGCCGGCTATTGATGCCCAAGGCCCCAAATGACTTGGAAGTCCTGCGCGAGACGGTGCGTGCTATCAATCGAATACAGGCGATCAGGGAAGAACATAAAGATGCACCGGAGTTCTGCGCCGTACCCGTGTGGATCGAGTATGTGTTGCTCGATGGTTGGAACGATTCGCTTCTCGATGCCGAGAGACTGTTGTCGTTTTGCAAGGGGCTTTGTGTCGAAGTGAACTTGATCCCACTCAATGGTACAGCGGTGGGGGACGGCAAGGCGCTCGCCCCCTCTCCCAGGGAGCGTCAGCAGGAGTTTGCGGCGGCATTGCGACGGGGGGGAATCACCACGACGATTCGCAATTCTTTTGGTGCGGGTGAGAATGCGGCGTGCGGTCAGTTGGTGACTTACTGA